Proteins co-encoded in one Nicotiana sylvestris chromosome 7, ASM39365v2, whole genome shotgun sequence genomic window:
- the LOC104234748 gene encoding thymidylate kinase-like isoform X1, translating to MTHACIFTITRTLNLKVEETLFSGRSFVPEVISTFPTKFGTWAAWFSLKSSLDLSLPFKPLRLIHMENKESSSSRGALIVLEGLDRCGKTSQSGRLYKYLDEQGHSVESWRFPDRNTGVGQMISSYLANESQLDDHAIHLLFSANRWEKRSLMEDKLRSGTTLIVDRYSYSGVAFSSAKGLDIGWCKAPEIGLLAPDLVAYLDISPEKAAERGGYGGERYEQLEFQEKVARSYSALCDPSWKVIDATLPVVDIEKKLREVVLDCMMACQKGKPLSQLWPSQVKPTECYTNKLERSVCQLIVITSFGLGSFPVSEFVSIC from the exons ATGACACATGCCTGCATTTTCACCATCACAAGGACATT GAATTTGAAAGTGGAGGAAACTTTGTTCTCCGGCAGAAGCTTTGTACCAGAGGTGATTTCTACTTTCCCGACAAAATTTGGAACTTGGGCAGCTTGGTTTTCGTTGAAGTCTAGCTTGGATTTGAGTTTACCTTTTAAGCCTTTGAGACTAATTCATATGGAGAACAAAGAGAGCAGCAGTTCCAGAGGTGCCTTAATTGTTTTAGAAGGTCTGGACCGTTGTGGGAAAACATCGCAATCTGGCAGATTGTACAAGTACTTGGATGAGCAGGGACATTCAGTTGAGTCATGGAGATTTCCTGATAGAAATACAGGCGTTGGGCAAATGATTTCTTCATATCTTGCTAACGAGTCGCAGTTGGATGATCATGCAATACATCTTCTCTTCAGTGCAAATCGTTGGGAAAAGAG ATCATTAATGGAGGACAAGCTGAGGAGTGGAACTACTCTCATTGTTGATCGCTATTCTTATTCTGGGGTGGCATTTTCATCTGCCAAAGGACTTGATATTGGATGGTGTAAG GCTCCAGAAATAGGGTTGTTAGCTCCAGATCTGGTTGCATACCTCGACATATCACCTGAG AAAGCTGCTGAAAGAGGAGGTTATGGAGGTGAAAGATATGAGCAGCTTGAGTTTCAGGAAAAGGTCGCCAGATCTTACTCAGCTCTTTGTGATCCCTCATGGAAG GTTATAGATGCAACCCTTCCAGTTGTAGATATAGAGAAAAAGCTCAGAGAAGTTGTTCTTGACTGTATGATGGCATGCCAGAAAGGGAAACCGTTGTCTCAGTTATGGCCATCGCAGGTCAAGCCTACAGAAT GTTACACAAACAAATTAGAAAGGAGTGTTTGTCAGCTTATTGTCATTACGTCATTTGGTTTGGGAAGTTTCCCCGTCTCTGAATTTGTTTCTATTTGTTAG
- the LOC104234749 gene encoding BTB/POZ domain-containing protein At5g48130 yields MGTSSDFSVLSSPLSSPNVGALLKIKIISWSQETGLPVTIRVRIGDRTFNLHKHPLFSKSGYFRRQLNESNEVELPGNFPGGQETFEMMALFIYGSSTLVDPFNVAALRCAAEFLEMTEEYSSGNLCERFDIYLNQVVLQSWDDTLIVLQKCQLLLPLAEELLIVSRCIESLAFMACMEILDPERRRDHPVVTLEALANQHWSDETVKEILSQDLWIKDLIALPFPFFKRIISSLRRQGMKEKYVSPIVLFYANKWVLSKKTHQFWQNASKESEVENNTDDDNNNETNEKISKILQGILDLLPMGDKASKVIPIGFYFALLSRSVQLGLRIESREKLEDQIACLLFLAQVEDFLLPESDNDSISSCIELTIMKSIFSKYVTFGMELPHTPSPRNYVVAELWDAYLTKIATDPKWSAKRFLELIETVPLSSRQTHDHLYRALSTFLVAHPDMSQEEKALVCKYLNCQKLSQEVCIEAVQNDLMPLRLIVQALFVQQLNTQQAFKECSDSFRYVHCGEYSGSLSSTIYANSRSQNLVESPYMEGSEGGSKPLSFLLKDSAVQKSEFSKKEYESTSFRIQNLEHELISLKKTLQLQHISKQTETISKKVEPVSADYQSLRPYGLEGRTPSKKRSNPIGQVTSCIGSVNLTSQRRYVTRLLKVFRRISLLGRGKSRKKSGGNGLRPKTLNF; encoded by the exons ATGGGCACTTCTTCAGACTTTTCAGTTCTTTCTAGTCCACTTTCTTCTCCTAATGTTGGTGCCCTCCTTAAGATCAAGATCATTTCATG GAGTCAAGAAACTGGCTTGCCTGTTACTATTCGAGTTCGGATAGGTGATAGAACCTTTAACTTGCATAAG CACCCATTGTTTTCAAAGAGTGGATACTTTAGAAGACAATTGAATGAATCAAATGAAGTTGAATTACCAGGAAATTTCCCAGGAGGACAAGAGACCTTTGAAATGATGGCACTTTTCATCTATGGATCGTCCACGTTGGTCGATCCTTTCAACGTAGCAGCACTAAGATGTGCAGCAGAGTTCCTAGAAATGACAGAAGAGTACAGCTCTGGAAATCTTTGTGAGCGTTTTGACATATACTTAAATCAGGTTGTACTACAAAGCTGGGACGATACTCTGATTGTCCTCCAAAAATGCCAATTATTGCTTCCTTTGGCTGAGGAGCTGCTGATTGTTAGTCGTTGCATCGAATCACTTGCCTTTATGGCTTGTATGGAAATTCTTGACCCCGAAAGGAGAAGAGACCATCCGGTTGTTACATTagaggccttggccaatcagcaTTGGAGCGACGAGACAGTCAAGGAAATTCTCAGCCAAGATTTGTGGATTAAAGATCTTATTGCTTTGCCATTTCCATTTTTTAAGAGGATAATATCGTCTCTGAGAAGACAAGGAATGAAGGAAAAATATGTCAGCCCAATAGTACTTTTCTATGCAAACAAATGGGTACTTTCTAAAAAGACACACCAGTTTTGGCAGAATGCTAGTAAGGAAAGTGAAGTTGAAAATAATACTGATGATGATAACAATAATGAGACAAATGAAAAAATTTCCAAAATCCTTCAGGGAATTCTTGACTTGCTGCCAATGGGAGATAAAGCTAGTAAAGTAATACCTATTGGATTTTACTTCGCTTTGCTTTCAAGATCAGTTCAACTCGGTTTAAGAATTGAAAGTAGAGAAAAGTTGGAAGATCAGATTGCCTGTCTACTATTCTTGGCTCAAGTGGAAGATTTTCTCCTTCCAGAAAGCGACAACGACTCCATTTCTTCGTGCATTGAGTTAACAATAATGAAGAGCATATTTTCAAAATATGTAACCTTCGGAATGGAGTTACCTCATACACCTTCACCAAGAAATTACGTCGTTGCAGAACTTTGGGATGCATATCTTACAAAGATAGCCACTGATCCAAAATGGAGTGCTAAAAGATTCTTGGAACTCATTGAAACTGTTCCATTATCCAGCAGGCAAACTCACGATCATCTCTATAGAGCGTTAAGCACTTTTCTCGTG GCACATCCTGATATGTCACAAGAGGAGAAAGCATTGGTGTGCAAATACCTCAATTGCCAGAAACTTTCACAAGAAGTGTGCATTGAAGCAGTTCAAAATGATTTGATGCCATTGAGACTTATTGTCCAAGCGCTGTTCGTTCAGCAACTAAACACACAACAAGCTTTTAAAGAATGTTCAGACTCGTTTCGTTATGTTCATTGTGGAGAGTACTCAGGAAGCCTGTCGAGTACAATATATGCAAATTCCAGAAGCCAGAATTTGGTAGAGAGTCCATATATGGAAGGAAGCGAAGGCGGAAGCAAACCACTAAGCTTCTTGTTAAAAGATTCAGCAGTGCAAAAGTCTGAATTCTCGAAAAAGGAATATGAATCCACTAGCTTCAGAATCCAAAATCTTGAACACGAATTAATATCCTTGAAAAAAACGCTTCAACTACAGCACATTTCTAAGCAAACAGAAACCATTTCCAAGAAAGTTGAACCAGTTTCTGCAGATTATCAGAGCCTGAGACCATACGGTTTAGAAGGAAGAACACCAAGCAAGAAGAGGAGTAACCCCATTGGACAAGTGACTAGTTGCATTGGTTCTGTGAATTTGACCTCCCAACGACGATATGTTACTAGGTTACTGAAGGTTTTTCGGAGGATAAGTTTGCTTGGCAGAGGAAAATCAAGAAAAAAGTCAGGTGGCAATGGCCTTAGGCCAAAGACATTGAACTTTTGA
- the LOC104234748 gene encoding thymidylate kinase-like isoform X2, protein MTHACIFTITRTLNLKVEETLFSGRSFVPEVISTFPTKFGTWAAWFSLKSSLDLSLPFKPLRLIHMENKESSSSRGALIVLEGLDRCGKTSQSGRLYKYLDEQGHSVESWRFPDRNTGVGQMISSYLANESQLDDHAIHLLFSANRWEKRSLMEDKLRSGTTLIVDRYSYSGVAFSSAKGLDIGWCKAPEIGLLAPDLVAYLDISPEKAAERGGYGGERYEQLEFQEKVARSYSALCDPSWKVIDATLPVVDIEKKLREVVLDCMMACQKGKPLSQLWPSQVTQTN, encoded by the exons ATGACACATGCCTGCATTTTCACCATCACAAGGACATT GAATTTGAAAGTGGAGGAAACTTTGTTCTCCGGCAGAAGCTTTGTACCAGAGGTGATTTCTACTTTCCCGACAAAATTTGGAACTTGGGCAGCTTGGTTTTCGTTGAAGTCTAGCTTGGATTTGAGTTTACCTTTTAAGCCTTTGAGACTAATTCATATGGAGAACAAAGAGAGCAGCAGTTCCAGAGGTGCCTTAATTGTTTTAGAAGGTCTGGACCGTTGTGGGAAAACATCGCAATCTGGCAGATTGTACAAGTACTTGGATGAGCAGGGACATTCAGTTGAGTCATGGAGATTTCCTGATAGAAATACAGGCGTTGGGCAAATGATTTCTTCATATCTTGCTAACGAGTCGCAGTTGGATGATCATGCAATACATCTTCTCTTCAGTGCAAATCGTTGGGAAAAGAG ATCATTAATGGAGGACAAGCTGAGGAGTGGAACTACTCTCATTGTTGATCGCTATTCTTATTCTGGGGTGGCATTTTCATCTGCCAAAGGACTTGATATTGGATGGTGTAAG GCTCCAGAAATAGGGTTGTTAGCTCCAGATCTGGTTGCATACCTCGACATATCACCTGAG AAAGCTGCTGAAAGAGGAGGTTATGGAGGTGAAAGATATGAGCAGCTTGAGTTTCAGGAAAAGGTCGCCAGATCTTACTCAGCTCTTTGTGATCCCTCATGGAAG GTTATAGATGCAACCCTTCCAGTTGTAGATATAGAGAAAAAGCTCAGAGAAGTTGTTCTTGACTGTATGATGGCATGCCAGAAAGGGAAACCGTTGTCTCAGTTATGGCCATCGCAG GTTACACAAACAAATTAG